The Mesorhizobium sp. AR10 genome includes the window GGTTGCTCAGCGCCACCAGCAGGCCCTGTAGGAAGAAGCCGCCGCGCGGCTTCCTCGCCGTTCCGTCGGCGTTCAGCGTGCCTTTCGAGCGGAACATCTGCACGCCCATCCAGATCAGATAGGCGGCGCCGATCAGCCTCACCCATTCGAACCAGTGCCCCATGCCCGCGATCAGCGACGTCAGGCCGATGCCGACAATGGCGATCATGATGGCGAGCCCGGCCTGGGTGCCGGCGACATTGGCAAGGCCGGCGCGCGAGCCGTGGCGGATGCTGTTGGCGATGATCAGCGTCACCGTCGGTCCGGGCACCAGGATGATGACGAGGCAAGCGACAAGATAGGCGGCGTAGAATTCCAGCGACATGGGAGTTCCCTCGACTGAATGCGCTTATTCGGCGCGGGCGAACCGCGATCATGCATGACGGCGACGCCGGTGCAAGCCGCAGGAAACGTCGCTGACAATGCCAGCCTGTTCAGGCACCGGCCTGCCACGGCAGCATCGCTTCATAGGCGGCGGCCGCTTTCAGCACGGCAAGGTCGCCGCGCGGCGGCCCGATCAATTGCATGCCCATCGGCCTGCCCTTGGCGTCGAAGCCGACCGGCACGTTGACCGCCGGACAGCCGCCCAGCGTGGCGAAGGCAGAGACCTGCATCCAGCGGTGGTAGCTGTCCATGGTCCGGCCGGCGACCTCCTGCGGCCAGTGGGTCGCGACATCGAAGGGAAAGACCTGCGCGCTCGGCAGCGCGATGAGGTCGAAGCGGTCGAACAGCGACAGCAGCGTTCGATGCCAGGATGAGCGTCGAACGGTGGCGGCGTAAACCTGCGGTGCCGTCAGCTGCTGCGCCTGTTCCACTTCCCACAACGCCTCCGGCTTCAGAAGCCTGCGCTTTGCGGGATCGTCGTAGTGAGCTCTCAGCGCGCAGCCGCTGGTCGCCTGGCGCAGCGTCACGAAGGCCTGCCACAGCGCTTCGAAGTCGACATCCGGCACCAGCGGCTTCGCGACGAACGATGCGTCCGCGAGCCGGGCCAGCGCGGCCTCACACAGCTGCAAAATGCCGGGTTCGATGGGCAGATGGCCGCCGAGATCGCCGAACCAGGCGATGCGGCCGCCAGCCGCAGCCGTTTCCAGCCCTTCGAGGAACGAACCTTGCTTGTAATGCGACAGCGGTGCGCGGGGGTGGTGACCGGCCTGCTGGTCAAGCAGCAGCGCCATGTCGCGAACGCTCCGGCCCATCGGCCCATCGACGCCCATCTGCGCATGGAAGACATCTAGGTCAGGGCCGCCGGGAACAAGTCCCTGGGATGGGCGAAAGCCATAGATATTGTTGTAGGCGGCCGGATTGCGCAGCGAGCCGCCAAAGTCGCTGCCGTCAGCGATGGGAACCATGTCGAGCGCGAGTGCAACGGCCGCTCCACCGCTCGAGCCGCGCCGGCGGTCACGGCCGGATCGAAAGCGTTGAGCGTCGGGCCGAACACGGTGTTGTAGGTGTTGGAGCCAAGTCCGAATTCGGGAACGTTGGTCTTGCCGATAACGATGGCTCCGGCCTTGCGGACGCGTTCGACGAAGAAATCATCTTCTTGCGGGACGAAATCGGCAAAGATCGGCGAGCCGAACGTGGTCGTGAGGCCCTTGGTCAGAGCCAGGTCCTTGATGGCGATCGGCAGGCCAAACAGCGGCCCGGCATGCCCCGCCTGCGCCAGATGGACGTCTGCCGTGTCGGCCTCGTCCAGGATGTCGCTACGCTCGTGCAGCGAGACGATGGCGTTGACCAGCGGGTTCACCGCTTCAATCCGGTCGAGGAATGCCACCATCACCTCGCGCACGGACAGGTGACGGCGCCTGATCGCGTCGGCAAGGTCCACGGCGGACAGGCGGCAGATATCGCCGGCGGGGGGCACGGCATGTTTGGTTACAGGACGCATGGCTTCTTCTAGTCGGCGGGTTTCTGCAAAGCAGCATCGACATCGCGCGCCAGCGGGATCGACGGCTGGGCGCCCGGCTTCAGGCAGGCGAGCGAACCGGCGGCGGCGGCGCGAGTGAGCGCCTGCTCGAGCGGCAGGCCGGATGACAGACCGGCGGCGAAATAGCCGCAAAACGTATCGCCGGCGCCGACCGTGTCGACCGGGGTGATCTTCAGCGCCGGAATGGTCAGGAAATCGTCCGGTGTCGCGGCCAGCACGCCATCGCCGCCGAGCGTGACGACGATGGTGCGGCCGGTCTTGCCGGCAAAATCGCGCATCCGTGCCGGGCGGTCCCGACCCTTCAGCGACATTGCTTCGCCGTAGAGGTCGAATTCGGTTTCGTTGGCGACGACATAGTCGGCCTTGGCGAGGAGGGCGGCGGCCTCGCCGCGGAACGGGGCGGTGTTGAGCACGGTGATCGCGCCTGCAGCGCGTGCGGCGTCGAGCGCGGCATCGATGGTCTGCAGCGGGATTTCGTGCTGCAGCAGCACGACATCGCCTTTCCCCGGGAAAGCCTTGGAAAGATCGCCCGGCAGAACCGAGTCGTTGGCGCCAGGCACCACAGCGATCACGTTCTCGCCGTCGGCGCCGACCATGATCAGCGCCGTGCCGGTCGAGGCGAAGCTTTCGCCGACGCCGGACAGATCGATCTTGCCGTCTCGCAGCAGCGCCAGCGCCTCGGTGGCGAAGTTATCCTTGCCGACCGCGCCGACCATGCGCACCTTGGCGCCGGCACGGGCGGCCGCCAGCGCCTGGTTGGCGCCCTTGCCGCCGGGCGCGGTGGTGAAACCGGAGCCGCGCACCGTCTCGCCGGGTGCGGGCAAACGGTCGACATTGGCGATAAGGTCGAGGTTGATCGAGCCGACAACGATAATCAAGGAATGCCTCCTGCTGAATACGCGGGAAGCTACCCTGTAAGACCGCTGCTTTCCAGAGCATGCTGATGCGGCAGGCGCTCTGTCATTTCGCCATTCGCTCAGGTCAGCAAGGTGATGTCATTTTCGGCATGAAATGAAAAACACCGGCGAAAGGTTTTCGCCGGTGTTGCTCCATGTCAACCATTTCAGGACGTGATCTGCCCCGCTTCCCAGCCGAGGATGGCGCGCTTGCGCGTCAAGCCCCAGTGGTAGCCGGTGAGAGCGCCGGATTTGCCGAGAGCCCGATGACACGGCACGACGAAGGACATCGGATTGGCGCCGACTGCGGCACCCACCGCGCGGCTTGCTGACGGCGCGCCGATGCGGGCGGCGATCGAAGAATAGGTGCAGGCCTTGCCCATTGGGATGCGCAGCAGAGCTTCCCAGACACGGAGCTGGAAGTCGGTGCCGATCATGACGACGCGCAGCGGCTGATCGGCACGCCACAGCGTCGGATCGAAGATACGAGCGGCATAGGGTGCGGTGGCGGACATGTCCTCGACATAGGTTGCGTTCGGCCAGCGGCCCGACATGTCGGCGAAGGCTGCGCGCTCGCCGCCGGCGTCGTTGAAGGCAAGGCCGGCCAGTCCGCGGTCGGTGACCATAATCAGGGCGATACCGAACGGCGAGATATGATAGCCGTAGCGGATGGTCAGGCCGGCGCCGCGCGTCTTGTAGTCGCCCGGCGACATCGCCTCGTGGGTGACGAAGAGATCGTGCAGCCGGCCGGGGCCGGACATGCCAACCTCGAACGAAGCCTCGAGCAGCGGCATGCCGGAATCGAGCAGTTTGCGCGCATGATCGAGCGTAACAGCCTGCAAGAAGCCCTTGGGCGATAAGCCAGCCCAACGGGTGAACAGTTTCTGCAGGCCGGTCGGCGTCTCGCCGACTTCCTCGGCCAATGTCTCAAGCGAGGGTTGGTCGCGATAGTCCAGGCTGATCTTCTCGATCGCGCGACGCACGACTTCGTAGTCGCTGCCTTCGGGCGTGATGTCGTTCTGAAGGATGGCTGACGGTTTCATCTGGGCATTCATGGTCATCTGGGCGTTCATGGCAATATCTCCTTGACTGCAAATATCGTTCTTCCCGCCCTTTGCCACCACCCGAAACTTGCCTTGTTGCCGCCGGCAACCAGATAGACACTGGCCCACACAGACACAGGCCAAGCAGGGGATGCCGATGGCCGGCGAAAAGGTGAACCTGACCGGGGCAAGGGAGACCTTGCTGATGACGCTCTACGGCAAGGCGCTGGAGAGTCGGCTGCCGCATTCGCTGCTCGGGGATCGCTTCGCCGATGAGGCGGTGCGCGCCATCGACTATGATTTCTCACGGCTCAAGGTCGACACCAATCTCGGCATCGGCCTGGCGATCCGGGCCAAGACGTTCGACGTGCGTGTTCAAGATTTCATCGCCAGGAATCCCGGCGCCATCGTGCTGCATCTCGGCTGCGGGCTCGATACGCGCATCTTCCGCGTCGATCCGCCCGAAGGCGTAGAGTGGTTCGATATCGACTATCCGGATGTCATCGAACTCAGGCGCAAGCTTTATACTTCGCGGGACCATTATCACCTGGTCGCATCATCGGTAACCGAACCGGATTGGCTGGCCGAGGTGCCGCACAACCGACCTGCCGTTGTGGTGATGGAAGGACTGACGCCCTATCTTCCGGCCGAGGAGGGGCCACGCCTGTTGTCGCGCCTTGTTTCGCATCTTGCCAGCGGCGAACTGATGTTCGACGCTTACAGCCGCTTCGGCCTGAAGCTGCTGCGCCTCAACCCGACTATCAGGGCGACGGGCGCCGAGGTCCACTGGGCGATCGACGACCCGCACGACCTGGAGCGCGTCGTTCCGAAGTTGCGGTTTGTCGATGACATCTCGGCCTACAGCGCTGAACGCACAGCTCACATGGGCTGGTCCGCGAAATTGTTCATCGGGCTTTGGAGACACATTCCCGCATTGCGCAAAGTCGGCAGGATCTTGCGCTTCCGGTTTTGAAGTGACGGGTCTAACGCGTTCTGGCGGTCGCCAGTGCCCTCGAAAAGGCGGTGGCGAAACTTTCGCGCGAGTCCGGGTCCAGGAAAGACCCGATCGGCACATTCTGCCCTTGGGCTTCCACTGCCATTCTGGTGATGCCGATCTCGGCGTGGCGGGCGATCGAAAAGCGCGCCCAGAACGGATTGAAGCGATGCGCTTCCGATTTGCCTGACGGAGCCGTCTTGCGGATGTCGAGGCTGGTGCGCGAGACCGATACCTCCTCGCGGGCGCGGGCGGCACGATAGTTGGCGCGGAAGGCGATGTAGACAGCAATCACGTCGAGGCCGAAGAAACCGAACACCGGCCAGGCGCCGCGCGACAGGAAAAACGCGCCGGTCACCACCCAGCCGAACAACAGCGTCCCCATCAGGATGGCAAAGCCGGTTTTGCCCAGCGACCGATGCGGTGTCAGCAGCGCATGGAAGAATGGTTCGTCGGCCTGAAATGAGGCGTTTGTGTCGCTCATGGTGGGATATTATAGGAAGGGAATGACGAGCCCCAAGTCCAAAAATTGCCCCACCCAAGAAATTGAGTTGCCGCCCGGTCGCCGCGACGGCTCGAATGCCAAGCCGCGCCCCAGGCCGGTGCGGCCCGGGTCGCTCTACAGCCCGGCCGAAGTGCACGAGATCTTCCGGCGGTTTTCCGTTCAGCGGCCGGAGCCGAAGGGTGAGCTCGAACATGTCAACGCCTTCACGTTGCTGGTGGCGGTGGTGCTTTCGGCGCAGGCGACCGATGCCGGCGTCAACAAGGCGACACGGGCGCTGTTCCAGGTTGCCGATACGCCGCAAAAGATGTTGGCGCTGGGCGAGGTCAAGGTTGGCGACTACATCAGAACCATCGGGCTCTGGCGCAACAAGGCAAAGAACGCCATTGCGCTGTCCGAAGTGCTGATCCGCGACCATGGCGGCGAGGTGCCTGACGACAGGGATCAACTGGTCAAGCTGCCGGGTGTCGGTCGCAAGACCGCCAATGTCGTGCTCAACATGGCCTTCGGCCAGCACACGATGGCGGTCGACACCCATATCTTGCGCATCGGCAACCGGCTGAGCCTGGCGCCCGGCAAGACGCCGGAGCAGGTCGAGCAAGGGCTGTTGAGGATCATCCCGGACGAGTTCATGCGCCACGCGCATCACTGGCTGATCCTGCATGGCCGCTATGTCTGCAAGGCGCGCAAGCCGGATTGTCCGGCCTGCGTCATTGCCGACATCTGCAAGGCTCAGGAGAAGACGACCGATGTGCCGGCGCCGCTGGTCGAACTCGCGCCGCTCGATTCTAATCCTCCTCCACAAACACCTCTTCGCGCTTCTTCTTGACCGCCGGCAGGAAGACGACGACGAGCACGGCGAGCGCGACGAAGAGCAGGCCGGCGCTGATCGGTCTCGTCACGAAGGTGGTCGGGTCGCCGCGCGAGAGAATCATGGCGCGGCGCAGGTTTTCCTCCAGCAACGGGCCGAGCACGAAGCCGAGCAGCAGCGGCGCGGGTTCGCAGCGCAGCTTGGTCAGGAGGTAGCCGAGGATGCCGAAGAAGGCGACGGCGTAGAGGTCGTAGACGTTGGTGTTGACGCTGTACACGCCGATCGAGCAGAACGCCATGATGATCGGGAAGAGCACGTAATAGGGGATCGTCAGGAGCTTCACCCAAAGCCCGATCAGCGGCAGGTTCAGGACGATCAGCATCAGATTGCCGATCCACATCGAGGCGATGATGCCCCAAAACAGCGCTGGCTGTTCGGTCGCGACATTGGGGCCGGGCACGATGCCCTGGATGATCATCGCGCCGATCATCAGCGCCATTACCGGGTTGGCCGGAATGCCGAGCGTCAGCATCGGGATGAAGGAGGTCTGCGCGCCGGCATTGTTGGCTGATTCCGGTCCAGCGACGCCTTCGATGGCGCCCTTGCCGAATTCCTCCGGGTGTTTCGATACGCGCTTTTCGACCGTGTAGGAGGCAAAGGCTGCAAGGATCGCGCCGCCTCCCGGCAGGATGCCGAGCGCCGAACCGATGATCGTTCCGCGCACGATGGGCGCCGCCATGCGCCGAAAGTCCTCGCGGGTCGGCATAAGGCCGGAGACCTTGCTGATCAGTACCGAGCGCTCGTGCTCGTTTTCGAGGTTGCGCAGGATCTCGGCGACGCCAAAGACGCCGACCGCCACCGCGACGAAATTCAGCCCGTCGGCATATTCGCGAATGCCGAGCGTGAAGCGCGGCGTGCCGGTGTAGATGTCGGTGCCGACAATGCCGAGCAGCAGGCCGAGCACGACCATCGCCAGCGCCTTGACGATCGAGCCGTGGGCGAGCGCGATGGACGAGACGAGGCCGACGATCATCAGCGAAAAATACTCGGCCGCGCCGAATTCCAGCGCTATCGCCGTCAGCGGGGGGGCAAAGACGGCGACGAGGAAGGTCGACACCGTGCCGGCAAAGAACGAGCCTATTGCCGCGATCGCGAGTGCTGCCCCGGCGCGGCCGTTCTTGGCCATCTGGTAGCCGTCGATTGCGGTGACGGCCGACGAGGATTCGCCAGGCATGTTGATCAGAATGGCGGTGGTCGAGCCGCCATATTGCGCGCCATAGTAGATGCCGGCGAGCATGATGAGCGAGGAAACCGGGTCGCCGATCTGGAAGGTGATCGGTAACAGCATGGCGATGGTTGCGGTGGCGCCGATGCCTGGCAGGACGCCGATCAGTGTGCCGAGAAGGACGCCGATCAGGCAGAAACCGAGATTTGCCGGCGTTGTAGCCGTCGAGAAGCCGAGCGCCAAATTACTGAGGAGTTCCATGGTCATCTCCTCACAATGGCAGCCAAGGGCCGAAGCGCTGGAACGGCAGGCCGAGTGCGTAGCTGAAGACGAGGAACGCAAACAGCGTCAGGCCGGCCGATAGCACGAGCGCGGTCAGCGGCTTCATGCGGGCGCTGGCAAATGATGCGATCAGCGCCGTCAGGAAGATCGACGGGATGAAGCCGAGGCCGCGCACCGTCAGGCCGAAGAAGATCGGAGCGGGAAGGATGAACAGCATGCCGCGCCACGCAATGTGGCCGATCGGCTCGCTCTCGAAGCGCACTGCCTGGACGAGGATGACGACGCCAAGCGCGATCAGGACGATCGCCAGGACCAGCGGGAAATAGCCCGGCCCCATGCGGAAGGCGGTGCCGATTTCGAGGCCGAGCGACTGCAGCGCGAAAAATGCGCCAAAAAAGATGAACAGCGCGGCGCATATGCCGTTGGTCCTGTCGATTGCAAAAGGCTTCATGATTTTCCTCCCAGACCCGCGCCGCGGGCGCGACGTTGCAATGCGAAAACGGGGGCCGAAGCGAAAACGGGGCGCTGGTGGCGCCCCGTTCAAATCCTCAGTCGGCGTACTGGCCAGCGGCTTCGATGATTGGCTTCCAGCGCGCGATCTCGCTTTCCA containing:
- the nth gene encoding endonuclease III — its product is MTSPKSKNCPTQEIELPPGRRDGSNAKPRPRPVRPGSLYSPAEVHEIFRRFSVQRPEPKGELEHVNAFTLLVAVVLSAQATDAGVNKATRALFQVADTPQKMLALGEVKVGDYIRTIGLWRNKAKNAIALSEVLIRDHGGEVPDDRDQLVKLPGVGRKTANVVLNMAFGQHTMAVDTHILRIGNRLSLAPGKTPEQVEQGLLRIIPDEFMRHAHHWLILHGRYVCKARKPDCPACVIADICKAQEKTTDVPAPLVELAPLDSNPPPQTPLRASS
- a CDS encoding DUF2244 domain-containing protein — translated: MSDTNASFQADEPFFHALLTPHRSLGKTGFAILMGTLLFGWVVTGAFFLSRGAWPVFGFFGLDVIAVYIAFRANYRAARAREEVSVSRTSLDIRKTAPSGKSEAHRFNPFWARFSIARHAEIGITRMAVEAQGQNVPIGSFLDPDSRESFATAFSRALATARTR
- a CDS encoding ribokinase, which encodes MIIVVGSINLDLIANVDRLPAPGETVRGSGFTTAPGGKGANQALAAARAGAKVRMVGAVGKDNFATEALALLRDGKIDLSGVGESFASTGTALIMVGADGENVIAVVPGANDSVLPGDLSKAFPGKGDVVLLQHEIPLQTIDAALDAARAAGAITVLNTAPFRGEAAALLAKADYVVANETEFDLYGEAMSLKGRDRPARMRDFAGKTGRTIVVTLGGDGVLAATPDDFLTIPALKITPVDTVGAGDTFCGYFAAGLSSGLPLEQALTRAAAAGSLACLKPGAQPSIPLARDVDAALQKPAD
- a CDS encoding methylated-DNA--[protein]-cysteine S-methyltransferase translates to MNAQMKPSAILQNDITPEGSDYEVVRRAIEKISLDYRDQPSLETLAEEVGETPTGLQKLFTRWAGLSPKGFLQAVTLDHARKLLDSGMPLLEASFEVGMSGPGRLHDLFVTHEAMSPGDYKTRGAGLTIRYGYHISPFGIALIMVTDRGLAGLAFNDAGGERAAFADMSGRWPNATYVEDMSATAPYAARIFDPTLWRADQPLRVVMIGTDFQLRVWEALLRIPMGKACTYSSIAARIGAPSASRAVGAAVGANPMSFVVPCHRALGKSGALTGYHWGLTRKRAILGWEAGQITS
- a CDS encoding class I SAM-dependent methyltransferase — protein: MAGEKVNLTGARETLLMTLYGKALESRLPHSLLGDRFADEAVRAIDYDFSRLKVDTNLGIGLAIRAKTFDVRVQDFIARNPGAIVLHLGCGLDTRIFRVDPPEGVEWFDIDYPDVIELRRKLYTSRDHYHLVASSVTEPDWLAEVPHNRPAVVVMEGLTPYLPAEEGPRLLSRLVSHLASGELMFDAYSRFGLKLLRLNPTIRATGAEVHWAIDDPHDLERVVPKLRFVDDISAYSAERTAHMGWSAKLFIGLWRHIPALRKVGRILRFRF
- a CDS encoding LysE family translocator; the protein is MSLEFYAAYLVACLVIILVPGPTVTLIIANSIRHGSRAGLANVAGTQAGLAIMIAIVGIGLTSLIAGMGHWFEWVRLIGAAYLIWMGVQMFRSKGTLNADGTARKPRGGFFLQGLLVALSNPKTLVFFGAFFPQFISAEGNYALQIVVMGLTAMVFAAVSDSTYALASARAGRLLSASRVKLLSRISGSFLVGGGLWLAFSKAK
- a CDS encoding tripartite tricarboxylate transporter permease; the protein is MELLSNLALGFSTATTPANLGFCLIGVLLGTLIGVLPGIGATATIAMLLPITFQIGDPVSSLIMLAGIYYGAQYGGSTTAILINMPGESSSAVTAIDGYQMAKNGRAGAALAIAAIGSFFAGTVSTFLVAVFAPPLTAIALEFGAAEYFSLMIVGLVSSIALAHGSIVKALAMVVLGLLLGIVGTDIYTGTPRFTLGIREYADGLNFVAVAVGVFGVAEILRNLENEHERSVLISKVSGLMPTREDFRRMAAPIVRGTIIGSALGILPGGGAILAAFASYTVEKRVSKHPEEFGKGAIEGVAGPESANNAGAQTSFIPMLTLGIPANPVMALMIGAMIIQGIVPGPNVATEQPALFWGIIASMWIGNLMLIVLNLPLIGLWVKLLTIPYYVLFPIIMAFCSIGVYSVNTNVYDLYAVAFFGILGYLLTKLRCEPAPLLLGFVLGPLLEENLRRAMILSRGDPTTFVTRPISAGLLFVALAVLVVVFLPAVKKKREEVFVEED
- a CDS encoding tripartite tricarboxylate transporter TctB family protein, with translation MKPFAIDRTNGICAALFIFFGAFFALQSLGLEIGTAFRMGPGYFPLVLAIVLIALGVVILVQAVRFESEPIGHIAWRGMLFILPAPIFFGLTVRGLGFIPSIFLTALIASFASARMKPLTALVLSAGLTLFAFLVFSYALGLPFQRFGPWLPL